The DNA sequence CACGAACGCGGTGGCATCGCCGATCACCGGCCATGACACCGAGTCGGGTCCGAGCAGGCCGACATCGCCCATGTGGTCGAAGGTGTGTTCGAGCGGCGGCGGCCCGTGGGAGAAAAGGTCCGCCGTCGAGTCGACCGCCCGGTCCTTGATCCAGCCGATCATGTGGCGCGGCCGATCATGTGGAGACAGTGCGGGGCAGGCCGACCCTGACGGGAACGCCGGGCGAGTACAGGACGTGGGGCATTCCCTCTGGCGCGGGGAGGCCGGCCGCGGTGACGAGGCTGTCGGACACACGAACGGCGTGCGCTCGGCGCAGCGGCCACTCCGGATGCTCGACCGGTGCCCAGCGCAGGCGGCCGCGATAGCCGCCGGTGATGAGCCCCCATCTCGAGGTCAGGAACTCGGTGAGGGGCCCCGAGGCAGAAGCCGAGCCCACGACGATCTCGAGATCGGTCGCCGCCCCGTTGGTCGGTTTCGGCCGTCGTCGGTCGACATGGGTGGTGATGCGGTCCCCGTCGCGGTCATGGCGCACGTCGCCGACGCAATAGGGCAGGCGGTACCAGCCTCGGGCGACCAGCATCGGGAGCAGGAGATCGATGTCGAGCGAGAAGAACCACACTCCGCGGTGGGCACCCGCCCGCACATAGGTCCGCACGTTGACCTCGGGGAAGGTGCCCAGCCGCGGGACCGGGCGACGGGTGCCGAATCCGAGGCGCTCCATGCGAAACGGCACCAGCCCGACCCAGGCCGAGCCGTCGAACACGTCGACCTCGACACCGGGGGGCAGCAGCGCCTGCACGACGGCCGGGTCGTAGCGCCAGTGGAGGAAGGTCACGTCCGCCCAGAACTGGGTCATCACCGGGCGCTCGATACGCGTGGACCCGGGCGCTGAGTTCGGTGAGACCCTTGCGATCGACGAGACCATTGCCGGTCCTACGGTCGGGCAGCGGCGGATGGATGCAGCCCAACGCTCACCGCGGTCGGGGGCGTAGGGTCGCACCCGTGTCCTGTCACCACCCTGACGTCGCCCCCGAGCCGGTGGCGTGCTGACGCCGGCGGAAGCGCTCGAGATCTGGGTGGCGGCCCACGGGCCATTGGACGACGCCCAGACCGCCTCCTTTCTGGCCCGCGCCGAGGTGGCGGAGTTCGCCCGAATGGATGCCCGGGTCGTCGCCGCGGCAATCGAGTCGACCCCGAAGCTCGACGCGGCGCTCGACCAGGCCCGCCACCGGCTGTCACAGGCCGCACGTGGACCCGACGGTATGGAACCCGACCTCCCGACAGACGATTTCGAGACCGAGGCGCAGCGTCATCTCCGTGCGCTCACCCAACGTGACGACGCCGACTTCCGCGACGGTCAGCTCGCCGCCATCCATGCCCTCGTCGTGGAGCACCG is a window from the Acidimicrobiales bacterium genome containing:
- a CDS encoding DUF2071 domain-containing protein produces the protein MTQFWADVTFLHWRYDPAVVQALLPPGVEVDVFDGSAWVGLVPFRMERLGFGTRRPVPRLGTFPEVNVRTYVRAGAHRGVWFFSLDIDLLLPMLVARGWYRLPYCVGDVRHDRDGDRITTHVDRRRPKPTNGAATDLEIVVGSASASGPLTEFLTSRWGLITGGYRGRLRWAPVEHPEWPLRRAHAVRVSDSLVTAAGLPAPEGMPHVLYSPGVPVRVGLPRTVST